In Zingiber officinale cultivar Zhangliang chromosome 9B, Zo_v1.1, whole genome shotgun sequence, the genomic window ttttgaattctTTTGTTTCTCaaagtcggtgcaacaccactcgagctcatttttttttcattatcccacactactaatccaagaccaagtcttggaacaaattttcttattttttttctatcgtgctagatttttaaatggcccatcaagaaggcttcAGCATGACTCACCCGTctctcttctccggtgaagattttggctactggaaaggGTGAATGGAATATTACCTCCAAACCCAACTCGAGatatggatgatcatcaaaactgaCATCCTACTCCCACTCGACGGCACTGGAAAACCAGTATCTTGtgagaactgggacgcaagtCTGATAAAGAAGGTCGAGGCCAACGCTAAAGTGACATGCACTCTTCAATGTggtttaacaaaggaggagctaaaccgagtAGGGTCATTCTCAAGtgcgaaagaactatgggagaagctgatcgagctccATGAGGGAACTTTCGACatgaaagtaagtaaaagagattaatcttaaataagttatataacataaaaatgtaggatgGTGAATCTGCGAGTCAACTACATGCACGTATCCAAGACCTTCTCAATAGTCTCCATGCAATTGGACAAAAGATGGAAAATCGCGACAttatcaggtatgcattaaatgcattccctaggaacaccttgtggacatcaatggtagatgcttataaggTCTCTAAGGACCTTTCCTCTATTagattagataaattatttttagagtttaaattacatgaacagactaatacacttaTGGTTGAGAAAGATATTGTTttaattgca contains:
- the LOC122022853 gene encoding uncharacterized protein LOC122022853, whose protein sequence is MEYYLQTQLEIWMIIKTDILLPLDGTGKPVSCENWDASLIKKVEANAKVTCTLQCGLTKEELNRVGSFSSAKELWEKLIELHEGTFDMKDGESASQLHARIQDLLNSLHAIGQKMENRDIIRYKQNVGSKSKA